tttttctctgttgattaTAGCTCTTTTCATGCAAGTTTGAAGCTACAGATCTTTCCACAAGGGGACAGGGAAACAGAGGgagatgtatatatgtatttccaaAAGATTACTTTGGCTGCTATGCTAAATTAAAGGGATATAAGAGTGAATGCTGAGAAACTATCAAGGAGGCTATGGCAGGAGTCCAGAGATGAAATCTAAACTGGTTGAGGAGATGGTAGGGATAAAAGTGGAGTTAGAAGTGGAGAGAAGCAGTTGCTTACAAGAGATGTTTAAGAGGTGCACCAACAAGTCCTCACTTGGAAACACAGCGCTAGCCTCTCTTCTAAGTCAAGCTCTGTAACTGTCAACCTGCTTCTCACTCAAAGGTCTCGTACGATCACGCTGCTGTCTCCCCCTCCAGCTTCCTTCTGCATCACTGCCCTTCCTCGCGTCTTCATTATCTATAACACTGGACATatgtatgaaagaaagaaatttctattgCGTTAAGACACTGAAAATTTGggctttgttacagcagcaagcACTACCCTAATATCCCCTTGGATTATAACACTAGAGATTACTAGTGTTACTATGCTTAAACAATGAAAAGGAGAGAGTAATCAGAAGCATTATAGGAATGGAGAACTTTGAACacgagagagagacagaatatgcctctgtgtgtatttgtatgaGTTTATGTCTGAATAGTTATTAGATCTCTCAATAGGTGTCTAATGGAAACTTTAAAGATTGCAGAGAAATTAATCAAAAAGCACCAGAGGCCCAGGATGCAACCAGTAGTGCCAAAGATTTATCTGAAAAAACTGCAATGGAAAGGAATGTGGACAGTttgcaaatatatggtgaaggttGACTGCTACTTTAACATTAAGAATTCCCTGCGAAAAAGCTAGAAGAGCCTCGGATCTTCCCATTACTTCCTAATATAAGAGCTGGGTACCTAGGAATGCAGGCAATCAATGGGAACATCTAAACAAGAACATAAAATAGGTAAATGAGTATAAACTGTcaggcatattttttaaaaaagctcaaaTCTGTAATTGTGTCACTTATAATTTATAGCGATTCTTAACTGGTCTTGGAGTAAACTCCAACTAAGTAGTAATAAAGAGTCTAACAAATAGAATCCTGTGGATCCTTAAAAAGtcagaataatttatatttgtacaAGAAATTATTGAGAACGAAATTTTCTAATTTGTGAATGTAGCTATTTCTAAAAGGGTCAAATAATATCAAAGCAGTGGAATTCTATTTTGctaaggcaaagaaacaataaagcAAGTAACTGAATGTTTCAGGTTTCCTTTGTAACATGTATATTTATGTACTTCAGGGAAACATCTGGATTAAAGCACAAACCTGGAAGTTGGCCACAAGAGAAAGTCCTAAACAACTCAGCAATCCAAGTACAAGGCCAGCCTTGTTTAATCTGATGATACAATTGCCTTCAGGATTCAGAGCATGAACTTGCTTATAACGAACATAAATGGTAGCAACGCCTGGGAAGAGATAATCCAAGAAACAAGCAATAAATAACCAAGGAATAAAGTTGCCAATAAAGAGTTCGCAAAGGTCACGTCTATCGAGAAACACAGATTTGTCCTTCTAAAGTTaatctgagagaagaaaaaaaactaaaaaccaaaaacagcTGTAGATTTCAAAGGAATCTGAAGGTTGGACTATGTAATTACTGCTAACTGCAGTGTGGCTGAGCAGTTCATTGCTTCCCACGGGCCTCAATTTACCAATACTTAGGATAAAATGTAAGACATAAGCTTAATGCGTCCAAACATCAATCTTTCTGAAATCTCTAATGGTGttacataaaacacaaaatattctaTATGATTGGCATTCAAGTCTAAATTAATTAGTCGTAGAATATGGATACAATGTGCGTACGCACAAAACACCAAGATTTcttgcctcaaaaaaaaaaaaaaagattattcacctcactctctcatttcattttatttcaaattactaCAACATGGCTCAATCAGACACAGCacttacacagaaaataaaaaaattttatcacCCTTATGAGTGAAGAAAGGGCCAAATCGAACTCTGTATTGTAAAAACATTGTCAAAAAACTCAGAAGTGCAGAAAACATAGCAGAGACATGATTATGTAGAcatgtttttgaaaactttagTTGTAAGATAAACTTCTATACATTGAGTCATTTACTTGACTTTACTTTCTGACTTCATATGGAAGAATGCAGATATTTAGAACAATCGTTAAGTGGTGGAAAAATAGTATTTTGGTAAACCATTAATAAAAATTtggttcaaaaaataattaacaggAACATAAAATACTACAGTAGAACTCCATTCCTTTGGCATTAGAATATCactcaaaaatcaaaacatggTTCCATCGCTATTCTCAAACTTCTCAATTATTTATCCTGAAGGAATATAGTTGGGGTTAGTTGTGGTCAGTGTGTTTACAGTTCTTTGTCCTCTAATCGCTGCTTAAGAAATCTACTTAAGGTCTCAGGGGATATTTGGTTATACTTTACAACTCGTATTTGAACGAGTAGTCAAATAACCCgccagatttttttaaagatttatttccataatttagTATTTCTAGAAATCGTCTTTTAAAACGAATATATATGTGAGCAATAATTCAGCGATAACATTCCCTCAAGTATGGTAACTACAAAGTAAAACAAGTAACACAGTAATATCCAAGAAAAGGACAGGGCAATTCAGCTATTAATTTTGATTGTTACAACGTCACTCTTATTACTTACATAAAACTGCGGCGAAATTTAACATTGCCCCAAACAAGCATTTTTCTGGAGCTACTGTACCAGtgtcactgaaagaaaaaaaaaaaaaaaaaagaaggtatgtGGATTTCTGATCCTAGATATACTCGTACACATGTGTTTCTTCTAAGGGATAAGAAATAACGGGTTACTTCAaatcctttatcttttttatataagTTCAGCTCATAATTTTATAATGGGACATGACAACTTGAGCTCACAATTATTTGCCAGTTCACTTTTTCTCATACCATTTAAGATGATTTCTTTTTGACATCATAGAAATCagtataaattgatttttaaaaaaaagctatgcTTGGCATGTGAAGGATGCATTACTGACCTACATCAGTCAGCAGATGTGTTCATCTGTCTCTCCTGAACATCCCCTAAACATCACAGGTCTTTTCACAACTGTCTTTTGTCATCTGTTGTTGACTCTGCCTATAATTCAATTAACACAGAATCATTTCCtggtcaattaaaaaaatatttatcaagcacctaccaTGTCACAGACAGCATTTGAGAGAGAACATGGTGGTAAATAAATGAGACAAAGCCTTGCCCTCCTGGAGTTGCCATTCAAGATCAGTTTTGAGGCCCCTCCTCTCAATGGCCTGGGCCAATCCTCTAGCAGAATGCTGACTCCCATAGCATTCTGTCCAGACTTCCATTAGAACCACTTAGCACACTGTACTGCCAGGTATCTGGGTACGTGCCGGTCCTTCAGGACAGTGTGGAGTACACAGATCCAGGTCAACAGCCCTCCACTGACTAACTGAAACCTTGGGTGCGTTCTCGTACCTCCTTAAAACTATTccctatctgcaaaatggagccATTCATTCCTTCCCAGCCTCTTCAGATCAACATggctttttgttgctgttgttcctTCTACCTTTCAAGTTTGCAACAATAATGTGTAAGTATTATTCTCATAATCAGGAAAAACCCCATCATTTTAACAGTTGTATTGCAAATGATGCTTTTGTTTTGGATTACCCCCAAAGTAAACAAAAGCATGCATTTCCAAGATGGCTGGCTAAGCGGGGCGCCTTCCCTGGCTCTGGGACACGATGACACAACCTGGCCTCCAAGTGAGAACAGCCATGCCCACTCCCTCTGCAGCATAGCCCTTCAACCCACTCATACCCGTGGGCATCACACTATTTTGATCACATACCAGGAAAAAAAGTCGATCATGTAACTTCAAAATGtatctatttattatattatacatatgtattaaatataagtttaaatattttaagattaataaaatatacatagaagtTCTAATAATTTCTTCTCATCCCCCAGTGGTTAGTCTCATGCACCCTACTTGGGCACCAACTAAGAGAACACCTGAAGCCCACTTGTGTAGAATTGGCTTTGAAATGAAATTTACTTTCATTATGTCCTTAGGGGCTATAACAATTAActattttaccatgtttccctgaaaataagacctagccagataataagctctaatgcgccttttggagcaaaaattgatataagacctggtcttatttcactgtaagactgggtctaatataatattatacataataaatatagtatataatataataccaggtcttacattaatttttgttccaaaagacgcattagagctagggtttccaggtgggaattcccgcctgttctcaggaattcttttccctttcccattcccaaaacccgagatataaactgttttctgttctccacaatgaatcgtttccacaaagtgacagcctatactaccaaccacctgggttcaaggagccgatttgcCTGATTTCcagaccaacttttcttgggattcaggaatgcAAAAGTGGAAAAAATTCCCGAGATCGGAcaggaattcccgcccagaaacccTAGCAATAAATAGGGAAAaagtctaagagatacattgtgagtagtgcgtttatttcccattgtgggtattactgggttcaaggaaccaattttcccgatttcccaaccaacttttctcaggatttgggaatgggaaaagtgaaaaaaaattcctgagaacgggcgggaattcctgcctggaaaccctaattagagctgattgtccagcaaggtgttattttcggggaaacacgatagttaGAGTCTATGAACTGAAAGAAACTATGCAGAGTATCTAGTTTAACttaatcattttacagatgaaggaaatgaGCCTGAGAAGTCAAAATAAGTACcattgaatttaaatatattagaatgCTGGGGAAAGATACTCAGATAACAACACTCAGttcattagaagaaaaataaaaaggtggaaAAGGGACATAAAAGGAAGTGTCTAGTGTACTATCGGTCAAAAAAATCACATGCAATACCAACAGAGAACTGAAACTTTGAAAGAGAACTCAAATGGCCTCTTAAATTATTTagggctttttaaaatgaaagcaggCAAGTTTtcgaagaggaaataaaaatgctgaaGGACCCACATGAATCTTATGTATGTTATTTTCTCTTGGCATTACTAAAGAATGAACTGACTCCTTCAGCTACAGGTTCCTCTAGCAAAGCGGGAAATAGTGGTGATTCTTTATCAAATTAGTCCTAGAATTGGAACCTTAAATTCTAACATATCTTTGGGTTTTGGAAATCTTCCCCCAGTGCACCCAATATGTTGATACCCTTTGTGTCACACCATGCCACTATGGAAGTAACAAATGTAGATGAGAATGCCCTGATCtgacacttaaaaacaaataaacgtAGCCTTTTGAATGATCATCCTTTAAAAGTGtattattttctggttagaaAGGTTATTTCTCAGaaggtaaacaaataaacaaaacaactacaaccacaagaaaacaaaccaaactcTGGAAATGCACCAAGTCATTAATGACTGGGGAGTGGGCAGGAACTGGAGGGGGTTTAGGAAGAGAtgtccactttttatttttataatcactcTAGTactctttaaaatttgttataataAGCACATGCTGCCTTTATAGTTGGAAAAAAAGAGGGTTACACACAGCACATGCAAATGAGCATCCATCATtagtaattttgaaatttcaaaaacattgcCTATAAATTTTGATACTTAATGTGTCAGAAAGATCTAGGCCACATGTCATAAAAAGTAGGAGTCCAGCCTTTAGAGTCAAACTGCCCGATCAAATCACACGACTCAAAAACTGAGTCGTGTGCCTTTGGACAAATAACTTAACCTCCCTGGAccccattttctcctctctcaaATGGAGTAGTAATTCCAACCTCAAAAGGTGTTTGTAAGAATTCAATTATTTAAGACCTGAAGAATGCTTAGAACATCACCTGTACACAGTTAAGcagatcaataaatgtttgtcattaCCATTATCTTTTAGTATTATTGTTGTTTGcagcattttggtttttttttaattttaaggagagaaaaattcCAATTCTAACTTCTGAGACAGCTTCCAATACTTATTTGGAAGACAAGGCCCTCAAGTGTCACAATTCACTAAGCAATTCCCCAAAGGAATCTCAGCCCTCTGTCTCCACATTTCTCTATCTCATAGAAAGAGCCAAACACAACTTCCCTGTTATGTTCCGTTTATCACTGTAATGCCaaacataaaatttgaattttaaaatgttaatattaaatcTCGGCTTCAATGTGAAACTATGAATGAGACATAAACATTCTcctataaaatacatttcactgACCTGATATAAGGCAAAGCAGGGTCAACATGGTGGAGGGTTATGGCAGTAATGTATGAAAATATGAACGCAGCGGCGGTCCAAATTACAAGGGCtgaaggaaggaaactgaggccttgCTGAAACCACCACATCTCAAACAGGTCCTCTgaagtaggaaaaaacaaattacaagaaGTTATTTGCAAGAATTTCATCTAGTCTACTATAGCCATCTATTCCCCCAACCTTGGACTTATCACCCCGAGCTATTCTACTTCTGAAGTCATCCCTACACcatctaacacctgtcctccttCGATTTCTCAGTGAATGAAACCAAGATCCACCCACTTGCCAGAAGCCTTCTTTCTCCCCCACCTTTCCATACATAATCAAATACCAAGTACTGTTTATTCCACCTCCGAATTTCCTTTAAATCTacctcttctctccatcttcactgcCACTACCCTGCCTAAACCACTATCATTTCTTGGCCAGATTATTATTATAACCTACTAAATGGTCTTCCTCTAGTCAGGACCACAACCAATCTAGACTCCACCCTAAAACCTTCTCATTCTAAAATACCAATCTGATCACCTTATTCTCCCACAAAGAATTCTTCAGTGCCTCCCCTACGCCCTTATAAACAGTCTTTCCTCCTTAACATGCTTTAGAAGGTCCTTGCGTTGTCCGATCTCTACTCCCTTTCTATACTCATCTCTCGCCACTCTGGCCTCCAAATCCCGTGCTCTAGTCATCATCTCCATCATCATTACAAACGCAAACACAGTGCTTACTGTGTCAGCAGTGTTACTAAGCGCTTCAAATACACGACCACATGTATTTCTCACAACAGAATTATAGAGGTTAAGagaattgcccaaggtcatacataGGGAGGTAGACAGGATTCAGACTCAGGCGGTTCCATTCTAACACCAATCGCTACACTGCCAGAGCAAACTTCTTTCAGATCTTCAAATGTGTCGCCCCTCGCATACCTTCAGACCTTATGTACGCTGCTCTGTCGGGATGACTAGACGACAATGCTATCAGTCCTTCCTCCTCACTACCACCAATTAACTCCCACACAAGTCCCAACTCTTCTAGCTTCGGCTGACGGTCCCTGCTTTGTTTCCAATAGCACCCCTTTACTTCCCCGCCAGGACACTCACCACTCTTAACTGTTACTTGTTTGGTTTTATCTTCTGCACTAAACTTTAagttctgtgagggcaggaaccaactgttttgttcaccattgtatTTCCAGCTCCTACCTAAGGACCAAAAGAGAAGgcctaaatatatacataccacaCATCACCTCTTCCTAGCTTACATTCCAGACTGAGAATATCGGTAAGAAATAATGAGTCAGTAATGTGAATTAGAAAACATGAATGTGTCTTCATgcgtttaattttttaaaataaatatagaaatacttTCAAATTACTCCTATGCATGTGAAAGTAATTTCATGTTTGGAAGAGTATCTTCTCAGTTTGTTAGACTGAAATTTAGTATTTCCAATGAACTCTGTAAAAACTTAACTATTTTCTCCAATGTGCTCAGCTTCCTCGTCTCAGACTGACCTTCCAAATCATCAAATCTCAGCCATTTTTGACTTGTACTTGTCATTTACTCTGATCATCTGACTTGTTGCTAAATATGTACATTCAAATCTTGTCAAgtaagtttctttttcctttgtccctAAAGCCACCATTAGAGACTTGATTTGAGTAATTTCCTGTCTGAATTACCATAATCTCCTCCTTCgtgttcttttttcctcagcAGTCTTTAACATTCCAAaagttttcttcatctatttaatCATGACAATTGCTTGCGAAATTCCTATAATGGTTCCCCCAGCATTTATCTCTGAGACAATAATTCTCAATTCCTATAAATTTTGAATTACAGTACTtctaaaatctttaatttttctcctttcatctctttaaatgttcatttgtttctgATAATTCTAATCTAAAATCCTTGAGAGTCTGGTTCCATACATGTTGATTCCACTGATCTTTGCACATGTCTTTTATGGTTTTTGACTATGAGTTCATATTTAGCTTATCTTAATTAGGAGCATCTTATATGGCTGAGGTTTAAGATGAACCATTTCAGGGAGGGTTCGTGTTCATTTTTGCCAGGTACTCTGACACATTACTAACTTGGGCCAACTTTAGTTTCTTGGCTTCCAGGTTTTTTAGACCAGGTATGTCAATTTGAACCTTGAATCTGAGTAATGGCAGACCCTGCAGTTTTAGTTATCAGGTGGTATTTTTATTCCCCCACCTGGAGCTCTtgtgaaaatgaacaaatttttttGTGTTCTCTCTTTGCCAGGAAGGATTTTTCCTAGGCCATTTTCCACTGCTTTTGTATAGATTTTTGAGGGTTCTGGCTGAATTTGGGAGGAGGTGGTTTCCAAGGCTATAcaatttcaagtaaaaatatttactttttttttttaatgaaaaaagtcatTCCCTGAAACACAGGTACCATTTACACAAACTACCTACCATGTGAATGGTACCTCTTGGAGGTACATCTGGGAGGTCAAAGGGGGTATGATTTTTATCTACTTTGGGTGGGGACCAAAGCCTATCACCTGTCCCTAACTGCTTCTGCCAAGCAAgcaaaattagtattttaatggttaataatttaataaaccaaaatacttgaaaatatgcAGGAATAACCTTTACACAGCAGTAAGAGTGTTTAACAAAATGTTTCTGCATCGCTCACCCACCTATCTTCTCTACTTTCTTTGGTGATCCATGAATCAGAACTGCAGTTACACTTTTTAAGTTTCACGAATACTTAAATGCCAGTGGTAATAAAATGAATTCCTTATGCTGTCTCCTGTAAGTGGTGACTGCTAAAAAAAcgataagaaagaaaattctcgATATTGCAAGTGAAGAAAGCCCTAAGCTTCTTTCCGAGGTACACATAACCATTAGGCCTAAAGcaaagcataagaaaaaaaatggttgttttttCTAAACTCTAACTTAACCTTCTGACAAATGTAATATTCTTGTAATGGTTAAATTCTAAAGAATCTagaagtttaacattttttataagttGGATCGAGTATTACAGACAATTTGGGGAGACTCTGATCACGCACTGCAAATTACAGAGCTGCATTTGCGtgctgatttataaattaaaatttgggaCAACTGGAAAAAtcatttctgtgttgtttttcaaACACATCCTGATGCAAAGCACGGTAGTGGACACAAAGCACTTGCCATTTACCTTTCAGCACTAGGCTCACCCCCGCGATAGAATTGCGCGTAGTAGACTTGAGTTTCGCAGAAACACAAGGTCACCACAGATCTCAATTTCAAACCTCCTCCCAACCTCCCCATTAAGGAATCTGAGGCCGGGAGTGACAACTGCAACACGTACTCAACCGTAGTTTTTGTGGGACTGAGGCAGGGCTTCTCGGTAACGGCTTAAATGCCAGGGAATTGCATATTTGGATCGCTGCCTTCTTCCGGAGGCGCAAAGCTTCGGGACGAAGATCACCGCTCCGCTACGCCTGGGGCCCGGAAAAGATGCGGGAGGCGGAGCTTAGCCCGGCTTGGGGCGGTGGGAACCCgggaagggggagaggaggcCGAGACCAAGGACGGGGACGGGAAGGTGAGGCGCGGAGACCTGAGGCCAGCCTGCACCAGCCCCGGCCCCCAGGAACCCCGGAGCCCGCCCGCTGCCACCACGCTGTCCCTCTCCCGCGCCTCCCCCAGTACTGTCCCTGGAGGCGCAGCGAGCTGGCACGCGACTCGCACGCCCGCCACGGGGGTTGGGGGCTCCGGGCTTTAGCCATTTCCCCGACCCGCTGACATACAGCCCTAGAGCGGGCTGGGGCCGCCCTTCATCCCCTTTCCGGCCTACCTTCCTCGGACGAGCCCGCCAACGCCGGCCGCCAGGTCCGGAGCCCCGGGATGGACAGAGATGGGGCGGGGCCCCAGGGCGCGCTCCCGAGCAGCATGGCCCGGCCCGGGGCGCGCTCACCGCGAGCTCCGACCCCGTATCCCTTTACGGCTGTCGCGAAAGTGTCGTGAACGTGCTGCCTCCCATCAGAGTCACCCAGTCGGCTGGAGGCGGAGGTCTTGTTTCTCCGGGTGTGCTTGTAGGGGTCCGGGTAAGGCTGCGGGGCTCGGTCTTGGGAAGACCTCAGGGGAGTGATGGACGTGTTGGGGAACGCGACTCTTAAGAGGGGTGCACAGGGGGCGTCCCTGCTCAGGGGTGGGGCGTGGGAATCTCCTGTGTTTGGGCTCGCGCGAGGCGGACGCCGTCCTTCCTCGCGCTGGGTGGCCTCGCGCGCGGAGTTGTGGGGAGGACGAGGGGCGAGTGCCCCTCTGGCCCCAGTTTGGAAGATTGCGGTGGCGAAGTGCCAGCGCGGGAAGGGGGCCGCGGTGTGCGGGCCGGGTCGGAGCGGGGAGAACCTCGGCGGGCC
This DNA window, taken from Rhinolophus ferrumequinum isolate MPI-CBG mRhiFer1 chromosome 22, mRhiFer1_v1.p, whole genome shotgun sequence, encodes the following:
- the DRAM2 gene encoding DNA damage-regulated autophagy modulator protein 2 isoform X1 translates to MLLGSAPWGPAPSLSIPGLRTWRPALAGSSEEGRSWKYNGEQNSWFLPSQNLKFSAEDKTKQVTVKSEDLFEMWWFQQGLSFLPSALVIWTAAAFIFSYITAITLHHVDPALPYISDTGTVAPEKCLFGAMLNFAAVLCVATIYVRYKQVHALNPEGNCIIRLNKAGLVLGLLSCLGLSLVANFQKTTFFIVHVCGAVLTFGMGSLYMFVQTILSYQMQPKIHGKQVFWIRLLAVVWCGVSAFSMLTCSSLLYSGSFGPDIVQKLHWKPEDKGYVLHMITTAAEWSMSFSFFGFFLTYIRDFQKISLRVEANLHGLTLYDTAPCPVNNERTRLLSRDL